In Aspergillus oryzae RIB40 DNA, chromosome 6, one genomic interval encodes:
- a CDS encoding NAD(P)/FAD-dependent oxidoreductase (predicted protein) encodes MGAILSKIIETYHALAAFWSEISQNAAESSALLRRIATPEFPVPDPTVSFWQTNPKHQELVHAKSEQLPQSADIVIIGSGISGASVAYTILTECQALGIEKRVVILEARQVCSGATGRNGGHLKCSPYLTYSELKVLLGKEKAKRVLYFQLRHLPTILELVKDEGLDEAEAREVETVDLFTEQTTWDKAQEMVQELRRDAPEYAEDTMVWDAKQAQESQYHSSFSIETGATVREIHVEDNDTTPYLLHTSRGKIRATHVVHATDAYAPNLVPGLKGKIFPVRGHMSAQAADGPSSHLDGSRSWSIIGKKGFEYITQRPRESAGPHSSGGEIMLGGGVYKSDGKGMDEIGIWKDDCVDPTISAYLGGIWSTVLQGEHTRVLQLWSGCMGFTPDLVPFVGKVSPTFTKRRRPYNKRKGAASESGSTANEWITAGFNGDGMVLAWLSGTAVGLMVLGREDVHLEARAGRPAGKVTEWLPKELYLSESRVRDLSIFKLARFL; translated from the exons ATGGGGGCGATATTATCCAAGATTATTGAAACTTACCACGCCTTAGCTGCGTTCTGGTCAGAGATTTCGCAGAATGCCGCCGAGAGCAGTGCCCTCCTACGACGCATTGCAACCCCTGAATTTCCAGTTCCAGATCCAACCGTTTCTTTCTGGCAGACTAATCCGAAACACCAAGAACTAGTTCACGCAAAATCGGAACAGCTTCCCCAATCAGCAGATATTGTGATTATTGGCTCAGGTATCTCAGGGGCAAGTGTAGCCTATACGATTCTTACGGAATGCCAAGCGTTGGGTATAGAGAAAAGGGTTGTGATTCTGGAGGCACGCCAGGTGTGCAGCGGTGCAACAGGAAGAAATGGCGGTCATTTGAAATGTTCTCCCTATTTGACGTATTCCGAGTTGAAGGTACTGCtgggcaaagaaaaagcaaaaagagtGCTCTATTTCCAACTTAGACACCTTCCTACAATCTTAGAGTTGGTCAAAGATGAAGGTCTCGATGAAGCAGAGGCCAGGGAAGTGGAAACTGTGGATCTGTTCACCGAACAGACAACGTGGGATAAAGCGCAGGAAATGGTTCAAGAACTGCGACGAGATGCTCCGGAATACGCCGAGGACACTATGGTTTGGGACGCTAAACAAGCACAGGAG TCTCAATACCATTCGTCCTTCTCCATTGAGACGGGAGCCACCGTCAGGGAAATACACGTGGAGGATAACGACACTACACCTTACCTTTTGCACACGTCCCGTGGTAAGATACGCGCCACTCACGTTGTCCATGCAACCGATGCATATGCGCCGAACTTGGTCCCTGGGCTGAAAGGTAAAATATTCCCTGTTCGTGGCCATATGTCTGCCCAAGCAGCCGACGGCCCATCCTCCCATCTAGACGGCTCTCGCTCGTGGAGTATTATTGGCAAGAAAGGGTTTGAGTATATCACACAGCGGCCCCGGGAATCCGCAGGCCCTCACAGTTCTGGTGGGGAAATCATGCTGGGTGGCGGTGTATATAAATCAGATGGCAAAGGGATGGACGAGATTGGTATTTGGAAGGATGACTGTGTCGACCCTACTATCAGTGCTTACTTGGGTGGAATTTGGTCAACCGTTCTCCAGGGCGAACATACCCGCGTACTACAACTATGGTCAGGATGTATGGGGTTTACGCCCGATCTCGTTCCCTTCGTCGGGAAAGTCAGTCCAACGTTCACGAAGCGGCGAAGGCCCTACAATAAACGCAAAGGAGCGGCCTCCGAGTCCGGAAGTACGGCAAATGAGTGGATCACAGCCGGCTTTAATGGCGATGGAATGGTGCTAGCGTGGCTTTCGGGGACGGCCGTTGGACTCATGGTTTTAGGGCGTGAGGATGTCCACCTGGAGGCTCGAGCCGGCCGACCAGCAGGCAAAGTCACGGAATGGCTCCCGAAAGAACTGTATCTTTCCGAATCCAGAGTCCGTGACTTGAGCATCTTCAAACTTGCGCGATTTTTGTAA
- a CDS encoding M50 family metallopeptidase (predicted protein), translating to MAPHYAILDTRALEAASSHLAKRDLTVTHTQAVTLGVMAVYVVVIALLWNLPYVRWSLWPFKMLVIAFHEFGHAITACCTGGKVESISLDPHEGGVTHMRGGISAVTLPAGYLGSSIIGALLIFAGFDIVASKVASIVLGVCFLLTLWWARRDWLTIVTILLAVGLLVACWFIAHGEALKWVVLFIGVMSALYSVWDICDDLIIRKVNTSDASVFAQRYGGSSRCWGVIWSIISLCFMAIGIIGGIAAFRESFSEQEDSSKHFIPTI from the exons ATGGCACCACACTATGCGATACTCGATACAAGGGCTCTCGAGGCCGCGAGCTCTCATCTCGCCAAGCGTGACCTGACCGTGACCCACACACAGGCGGTGACGCTAGGAGTGATGGCCGTGTATGTGGTCGTTATCGCGCTTTTATGGAACTTGCCCTATGTTCGATGGTCGCTATGGCCTTTCAAG ATGCTGGTTATTGCTTTCCATGAGTTTGGTCATGCGATCACCGCATGCTGCACCGGAGGCAAAGTTGAATCGATCTCTCTTGATCCCCATGAAGGAGGAGTCACCCATATGCGGGGTGGAATTAGCGCCGTCACCCTCCCCGCCGGATATCTAGGATCGTCCATTATCGGTGCCCTCCTGATTTTCGCGGGGTTCGATATTGTTGCAAGCAAGGTCGCCAGCATTGTCCTGGGTGTCTGTTTCCTGCTTACACTGTGGTGGGCCCGAAGAGACTGGTTGACCATCGTCACCATTCTCTTGGCGGTCGGTCTGTTAGTGGCGTGTTGGTTCATTGCACATGGAGAGGCGCTGAAGTGGGTGGTG CTTTTCATCGGTGTCATGTCTGCTCTTTACAGCGTTTGGGATATT TGCGACGACCTCATTATTCGAAAGGTTAACACTTCAGATGCCAGCGTCTTTGCCCAGCGCTATGGCGGTTCTTCCCGCTGCTGGGGTGTTATCTGGTCCATTATCTCCCTCTGCTTCATGGCTATCGGCATCATTGGTGGTATTGCAGCATTCCGGGAGTCATTCAGCGAGCAAGAAGACTCCTCGAAGCATTTTATTCCCACTATCTAA
- a CDS encoding enoyl-CoA hydratase/isomerase family protein (enoyl-CoA hydratase/carnithine racemase), with amino-acid sequence MGGTFCAGADLHEVAGQDSRDATSKETNGGRSHFQAPPESGEQSLGPMGPSRLQIQKPIIGAVSGYAVAGGLELSLLCDIRVVEEDAVFGVFCRRWGVPLIDGGTVRLQAVVGLGRALDMILTGRPVSATEALSMGLANRVVPKGKAVEEATAIAKQLLSFPQLCMNADRESCYYSAYQASSFQDAMRHEYEKGVKVLDFESIKGAAQFSHGAGRHGSFKNGSRL; translated from the coding sequence ATGGGCGGTACATTCTGTGCCGGTGCCGACCTTCACGAAGTAGCTGGACAAGATAGTCGCGACGCTACCAGCAAAGAGACAAACGGAGGACGAAGCCATTTTCAAGCGCCACCGGAATCTGGCGAACAATCCCTAGGCCCGATGGGTCCATCACGACTTCAGATCCAGAAGCCTATCATCGGTGCTGTCTCCGGGTATGCAGTGGCAGGCGGGTTGGAATTAAGCCTACTCTGCGATATCCGCGTGGTGGAAGAGGACGCCGTGTTCGGGGTCTTCTGTAGGCGATGGGGGGTACCACTTATCGATGGAGGTACGGTTCGTCTACAGGCAGTTGTTGGACTGGGCAGGGCACTTGATATGATATTGACTGGGCGCCCAGTCAGCGCCACCGAGGCCTTGTCCATGGGTTTGGCAAATCGTGTTGTGCCAAAGGGGAAAGCTGTGGAAGAGGCTACAGCTATTGCGAAGCAATTGCTTTCGTTTCCGCAGCTTTGTATGAATGCGGACCGGGAGTCTTGCTACTATAGTGCGTACCAGGCTAGCTCGTTCCAGGATGCAATGAGGCATGAGTATGAGAAGGGCGTGAAAGTTTTGGACTTTGAGAGCATCAAAGGAGCTGCTCAATTTAGTCACGGTGCAGGGAGGCATGGAAGTTTTAAGAATGGTTCACGTCTTTGA
- a CDS encoding YoaK family protein (predicted protein), translating into MHHAPPPTSSSGDLLVSAPENHLSVNWDPSSLANPPVPRIDNNPKETGGTWGDGCSAATSLTDNQDDTTLRSSLARHFRTNIDTTHTDIVLIICGFVSGLVDGLSFNAWGSFASMQTGMPLLHPRTRTSSAQATANQLPAGNSVFIALGVSGQPAYPAYLWAKSLIALTVFITSNILFIHVSRALGPRRRSTLILSFAVQTAALLAAAILVQLGVISPKPEDPRAPIEWMQILPISLLSFQAGGQIVASRVLDPKLTEKVNPKRNRRAGAFLALFLGAMTAGGLSKVTEMAASLWFAFVLKFLITAGWFVWKREGRTEGKRDVEG; encoded by the exons ATGCATCACGCTCCTCCTCCTACCTCCTCATCGGGGGACCTTCTCGTTTCAGCCCCAGAAAACCATCTCTCCGTCAATTGGGATCCGTCATCACTTGCCAACCCACCTGTACCCCGAATAGATAATaatccaaaagaaacaggGGGCACTTGGGGAGACGGATGCAGCGCGGCTACATCCCTCACGGATAATCAAGACGACACAACACTGCGCTCATCGCTGGCGCGGCACTTCCGCACCAACATAGACACTACACACACTGACATCGTCCTGATCATCTGTGGCTTCGTCAGCGGTCTTGTAGATGGCTTATCGTTCAACGCCTGGGGGAGTTTTGCCAGTATGCAAACAGGTATGCCTCTACTTCACCCTCGTACTCGTACTAGTTCCGCCCAAGCAACCGCTAACCAACTACCCGCAGGAAACAGCGTCTTCATAGCTCTAGGCGTCTCAGGCCAACCAGCTTACCCAGCCTACCTCTGGGCCAAATCCCTAATCGCTCTCACGGTCTTCATAACCAGCaacatcctcttcatccacgtcTCGCGGGCCCTCGGTCCCCGCCGTCGCTCAACCCTAATCCTATCTTTCGCCGTTCAAACCGCCGCTCTCCTCGCAGCAGCCATACTCGTCCAACTAGGGGTTATCAGCCCCAAACCTGAAGACCCCCGAGCCCCCATCGAGTGGATGCAAATTCTCCCCATCTCACTGCTGTCCTTCCAAGCGGGCGGGCAAATCGTAGCATCCCGGGTGCTGG ATCCAAAGTTGACTGAGAAGGTTAACCCGAAGCGCAATAGAAGGGCTGGAGCCTTTCTGGCGTTATTCCTGGGCGCTATGACGGCTGGTGGGTTGTCGAAAGTTACAGAGATGGCGGCTAGTTTGTGGTTTGCTTTTGTATTGAAGTTCTTGATTACGGCTGGGTGGTTTGTgtggaagagggaggggaggacagaggggaagagggatgTTGAGGGTTGA
- a CDS encoding uncharacterized protein (predicted protein), whose translation MTDSNDRLAVVVQQSPMTAEYQTPKNPSCVVCARRKVRCDRNDPCSACIKRGIECVFPTHIPPRRRKRQRSEEDRRHSGFYQSPIRQDNAASARIRNIDHPATTHNAFPSASRAEQGMLLTGDGKSVYLDRLSYLGMNNDTQMANGVRGELPRAEDVLRDMSDNGSNHSVQEVDDETSLILGGAVKKSLSELHPSPLHIFKLWQTFLENVNPLIKILHGPTVQQQLLEATGSLETVSKEFEALMFSIYCIALVSLKADDVQNTYGESKAVLLSRSRRGARLAFTKAGILRTSKPVVLQAYVLYLLSLRASSDSQSIWSLCGVAMRMAQRIGLHRDGSELGLTIFETEMRRRLWRQLSILDVTTAQSSGITSQFPYFSVDVLPPSNINDSELDPRMTDPPREHHGATEMMFVLARNEYGEWMRRWSKAGGESHGGRGFLASSLLSPEAKDEAINELNRAFETKFLQYCDKSIPLHYMSARLMQTVVCQMRFSAHHPRQYVEKDPVSLAERDFVFSTCVQILEGFEDCQSNEIIERYLWHVDNHIPWDALIYTLYELRTRSDEEETKRSWVLIDRIYSRHYDQMRNRPKTPLHIAVQGLILKAWKSHSEERTRRNRSMLPRPHIVSVLSERSERGTSSHQPRSEPSVSESGTPRGRTTQDITPGNVGMLDPLNNLDLSPLDWSQWDDLLENFQLEFTNNELFSTDAL comes from the exons ATGACAGATTCCAATGATCGCCTTGCAGTGGTCGTGCAGCAGAGTCCGATGACTGCTGAGTACCAAACCCCTAAGAACCCTTCTTGCGTGGTCTGTGCGCGAAGAAAGGTCAGGTGTGATCGCAACGATCCTTGTTCTGCTTGTATCAAACGCGGAATTGAATGTGTTTTCCCTACTCATATCCCTCCGCGTCGCCGCAAGAGGCAGCGCTCGGAGGAGGACCGCCGACACAGCGGCTTCTACCAGAGTCCTATTAGACAAGACAATGCTGCGTCAGCTCGTATCCGCAACATAGACCATCCAGCAACCACACACAATGCTTTCCCCAGTGCTTCAAGGGCTGAGCAAGGAATGCTGCTCACAGGCGACGGGAAATCCGTCTATCTGGACAGGTTGAGCTACCTTGGAATGAACAACGATACACAAATGGCTAACGG CGTCAGAGGCGAG CTTCCTCGGGCGGAGGATGTGTTACGGGACATGTCCGACAACGGTTCAAATCATTCTGTCCAGGAAGTGGATGACGAAACCTCCTTAATCTTAGGAGGAGCAGTGAAGAAAAGCCTGAGTGAACTTCATCCCTCCCCGCTACACATCTTCAAACTTTGGCAAACTTTCCTTGAGAATGTCAATCCCTTAATCAAGATACTGCACGGTCCAACCGTCCAGCAACAGCTTTTAGAAGCCACCGGCAGCTTAGAGACAGTCTCGAAGGAGTTTGAGGCATTGATGTTCTCTATATATTGTATTGCATTGGTTTCTCTGAAGGCAGATGATGTACAAAATACTTACGGAGAGAGCAAAGCTGTTTTACTCTCAAGATCCCGGCGTGGAGCTCGTCTAGCTTTTACCAAGGCTGGCATTCTACGTACGTCAAAACCCGTAGTTCTCCAGGCATATGTTTTGTACTTG CTATCCCTGCGTGCGTCCTCTGACTCGCAGTCTATTTGGTCCTTATGTGGCGTTGCAATGCGAATGGCTCAGCGGATTGGACTCCATCGAGACGGATCCGAGCTTGGATTAACAATTTTCGAAACTGAAATGCGCCGCCGTCTTTGGCGACAGCTATCAATATTAGATGTCACTACGGCACAAAGTTCCGGTATCACTTCGCAGTTCCCGTATTTTTCTGTTGACGTGCTACCCCCATCAAACATAAATGACAGTGAGCTTGATCCACGCATGACGGATCCGCCTCGCGAACACCATGGCGCGACCGAAATGATGTTTGTCCTTGCACGGAACGAATATGGTGAATGGATGAGGCGCTGGTCCAAGGCCGGTGGAGAGTCCCATGGAGGCCGAGgcttcttggcctcttccTTGCTGTCTCCTGAAGCCAAAGATGAAGCAATAAATGAGTTGAACCGCGCGTTTGAAACGAAATTCCTGCAATATTGTGACAAATCCATTCCACTGCACTACATGTCGGCTAGACTTATGCAGACTGTTGTATGCCAAATGAGATTCTCCGCACACCATCCCCGCCAGTATGTCGAGAAAGACCCTGTATCACTAGCAGAGAGGGATTTCGTCTTTTCCACATGCGTGCAAATCCTGGAAGGATTCGAGGATTGTCAGAGCAACGAGATCATAGAGCGATATCTGTGGCACGTGGACAATCACATTCCGTGGGATGCGTTGATTTATACACTATATGAGCTCCGGACTCgcagcgatgaagaagaaactaaGAGATCGTGGGTCCTCATTGACAGGATATACAGTCGGCATTATGACCAGATGAGAAACAGGCCCAAAACCCCTCTTCACATTGCAGTGCAGGGGCTGATTTTGAAGGCCTGGAAGTCCCATTCCGAGGAGCGTACTCGACGCAATCGCTCTATGTTGCCCCGTCCTCATATCGTTTCGGTGTTGTCTGAAAGATCGGAGAGAGGCACTTCATCACATCAGCCGAGGTCTGAACCCAGTGTGTCAGAATCAGGGACCCCACGAGGACGCACTACACAGGATATCACACCCGGTAACGTTGGGATGCTGGATCCCCTTAATAATCTTGACCTCAGCCCCTTAGATTGGAGCCAGTGGGATGATCTTCTGGAGAATTTCCAGCTAGAGTTCACAAACAACGAATTATTCTCGACGGATGCTCTCTGA
- a CDS encoding uncharacterized protein (predicted protein) yields MSPAVIERVRSIIHRAKNSAKLRRRSTIQVTNQIPSSSSTQKRESIWKRVPDSVLVRVLAQCELQDIYSLLLSCRVLRRRVSHLEYAISQAYLHHRTRPYQYTTETGHELVPSVGDDLTFISSLFPPPPPQYTSTGAGDDLPEYSFGYLADLTRCWKTCIKLSYYLTEYVVHQHLQKDSLWSSKTEKEVVYSKGVGLLQSRLLSPVAYIIFFLETHASDPQSSTRSTNSQHQSLKSQQSILQQPPFNNTQTLLSTHHAMHLLCSSVRHLMAPDIASASTEAWLGLLLTTSTLERIMEFFVAAAKDESVKVAAADANGHSPTWTNRMEFMWQMRRDWGEFVASGALTPPKLSEVWFEAAQREICRRGAIPHECEEVVPVLHGPGVALRCEFCEE; encoded by the exons ATGAGCCCAGCAGTCATTGAACGAGTCCGAAGCATCATACACAGGGCCAAAAACTCCGCAAAGCTACGAAGAAGGTCAACTAT ACAAGTGACTAACCAAATCCCCAGTAGTTCCAGCACCCAGAAGCGTGAATCAATCTGGAAAAGAGTCCCAGACAGCGTTCTGGTGAGGGTCCTCGCGCAATGCGAGCTACAGGATATCTATTCCCTTCTGCTCTCCTGTCGCGTACTGCGACGCAGAGTCTCTCACCTTGAATATGCAATCTCCCAGGCCTATCTCCACCACCGGACCCGGCCATATCAGTATACCACAGAGACGGGCCACGAACTCGTCCCCTCAGTCGGAGATGACTTAACCTTCATCTCCAGTCTATTCCCCCCGCCACCACCCCAGTACACCTCAACCGGGGCCGGGGATGACCTCCCCGAATACTCATTCGGGTATCTCGCCGATCTAACCCGCTGCTGGAAGACATGCATCAAGCTATCGTACTACCTGACCGAGTACGTGGTCCACCAGCACCTCCAGAAAGACTCTTTGTGGTCCTCGAAGACCGAAAAAGAGGTCGTATACAGTAAAGGCGTCGGACTCCTCCAATCGCGTCTCTTATCTCCTGT GGCATacatcattttcttcctcgaaaCTCACGCCTCCGACCCCCAGTCCTCAACCAGATCTACTAACTCACAGCATCAATCCCTCAAATCCCAGCAATCCATCCTCCAACAGCCCCCCTTCAATAACACCCAAACCCTCCTCTCAACCCACCACGCAATGCACCTCCTCTGCTCTTCCGTCCGCCACCTCATGGCCCCTGACATCGCCTCTGCCTCTACCGAGGCCTGGCTCGGTCTTCTCCTTACTACCTCCACCCTGGAGCGGATCATGGAGTTCTTTGTCGCGGCTGCGAAAGACGAGTCTGTCAAGGTAGCTGCCGCTGATGCGAACGGTCACTCGCCGACGTGGACGAATCGGATGGAGTTCATGTGGCAGATGCGTCGGGATTGGGGGGAGTTCGTTGCCTCGGGGGCGCTCACGCCACCGAAGTTGAGTGAGGTTTGGTTTGAGGCGGCGCAGAGGGAGATTTGTCGGCGGGGGGCTATTCCCCATGAGTGTGAGGAGGTGGTTCCTGTTTTGCATGGGCCCGGGGTTGCTTTGAGGTGTGAGTTTTGTGAGGAGTGa
- a CDS encoding t-SNARE syntaxin (SNARE protein SED5/Syntaxin 5): MTGPSIQDRTGEFHAILGQAQKRVATNKVGSQRQALLSDSQRRQANGSANGGAQPGRRSEFARRAVEIGRGITATTAKLQRLAELAKRKTLFDDKPVEISELTYVIKQDLASLNQQIASLQALTLSQHPKSNRSKADQEGEHNDNVVVMLQGKLADVGANFKEVLEVRTKNIQASRSRTENFVSSVSSKSQAALDTQRSDSPLYTSGRRTPQPGGSSDLLTLEPSNPSPLGRPSMHSDQQLLVMEEAQTSNSYIQARGEAIDAIERTINELGGIFGQLAQMVSEQSEMIQRIDANTEDVVDNVQGAQRELMKYWTRVSGNRWLIAKMFGVLMIFFLLWVLISG, translated from the exons ATGACTGGCCCATCGATTCAGGATCGCACTGGCGAGTTCCACGCCATCCTGGGACAAGCCCAGAAACGGGTGGCCACCAATAAAGTTGGGTCCCAGCGGCAGGCACTTCTATCGGATTCACAAAGGAGACAAGCCAATGGGTCTGCGAACGGAGGCGCGCAACCCGGCAGGAGATCCGAGTTTGCCAGGAGGGCTGTTGAGATTGGACGGGGTATCACTGCGACGACGGCCAAGTTGCAGAGGCTGGCTGAAC TGGCCAAACGAAAGACCCTTTTCGATGACAAGCCGGTAGAGATCTCGGAATTGACATATGTCATCAAGCAAGATCTCGCTTCCTTGAACCAACAGATCGCTTCCTTACAAGCGCTTACACTCTCCCAACATCCGAAATCGAACCGGTCGAAGGCGGACCAGGAAGGAGAGCATAATGATAAT GTCGTGGTTATGCTGCAAGGTAAATTGGCGGATGTCGGAGCAAACTTTAAAGAAGTCCTCGAGGTTCGAACGAAGAACATCCAAGCGTCGCGCTCTAGGACAGAGAACTTTGTTTCGTCGGTATCCTCGAAATCGCAGGCGGCCTTAGACACGCAACGGTCGGACTCTCCGCTGTACACCTCCGGCAGGAGGACTCCTCAACCGGGAGGCTCTTCCGACCTGTTGACTCTGGAACCCTCGAATCCTTCGCCCCTCGGACGGCCGTCTATGCATTCCGACCAACAATTGCTGGTAATGGAAGAGGCGCAAACGAGTAACTCTTATATCCAAGCACGCGGTGAAGCAATTGACGCGATCGAACGTACAATCAATGAACTGGGCGGTATCTTCGGCCAACTGGCGCAGATGGTCAGCGAGCAGTCCGAGATGATCCAACGGATAGATGCCAACACTGAGGATGTAGTGGATAACGTCCAAGGCGCACAGCGCGAACTAATGAAATACTGGACCCGAGTATCTGGGAATCGATGGCTGATTGCGAAGATGTTCGGAGTCTTAATG attttcttccttctctggGTATTGATATCAGGATAG